Part of the Streptomyces sp. RFCAC02 genome is shown below.
GCCTGGAACTGCGCGAACGACGTCTCCAGCAGCTCGCGCGACCGGTGCCGGCCGAACTGCGAGACCAGGTTCACCGCCATGTTGTACGACGGCTTGAACGACGAGCGCAGCGGGTACGTCCGCGCGCCGGCGAGCCCGGCGACGGCCCCCGGGTCCATCCCCTGCTGCCACAGCACGACCGCGTGGCCCTCGACGTCGATGCCGCGGCGCCCCGCCCGGCCGGTGAGCTGCGTGTACTCGCCGGGCGTGATGTCGGCGTGCTGCTCGCCGTTCCACTTGACGAGCTTCTCCAGCACCACGGAGCGCGCCGGCATGTTGATGCCGAGGGCGAGCGTCTCCGTCGCGAAGACCGCCTTCACCAGACCGTGGACGAACAGCTCCTCCACGATCTCCTTGAACGCCGGCAGCATCCCCGCGTGGTGCGCCGCGATGCCGCGCTCCAGGCCCTCCAGCCACTCGAAGTAGCCGAGGACGTGGAGGTCCTCGTCGGGGATGGCTGCGGTGCGCCGCTCCACGATCTCGCGGACCCGGGTGCGGGCCGCCGGGTCGTTCAGCCGGAGGCCGGCGTGCAGGCACTGCTGGACGGCGGCCTCGCAGCCGGCCCGGCTGAAGATGAACGTGATCACCGGCAGCAGGCCCTCGGCGTCGAGCCGGTCGATGACCTCGGCGCGGCTCGGCGTCCACACGCGCGACCGCTGCCGCCGCTCGCGCTCCCGGTCGGCGGCCCGCCGCCGGTCCCGGGAGGCCCGCACGCGGTCACGGCCGCCGTACCCCCGGGCGCCCTCGGTGCGGACGAGACGGAGCAGGTCCGGGTTGACCTCGCGCTTGTCGCCCGACTCCTCGAACAGGTCGAGCATCCGGCGGCCGGCCAGCACGTGCTGCCACAGCGGCACCGGCCGGTGCTCGGAGACGATCACCCGGGTGTCGCCGCGCACGGTGTCGAGCCAGTCGCCGAACTCCTCGGCGTTCGAGACGGTGGCGGACAGCGAGACCAGCGTCACCGACTCCGGCAGGTGGATGATGACCTCCTCCCAGACCGCGCCCCTGAAGCGGTCGGAGAGGTAGTGCACCTCGTCCATCACGACGTAGGCGAGGCCGTCGAGCGCCCGGGACCCGGCGTACAGCATGTTGCGGAGGACCTCGGTCGTCATCACGACGACGGGGGCGTCGGAGTTCACGCTGTTGTCGCCGGTGAGGAGGCCGACCTGGCCGGCACCGTACCGCTTCACGAGGTCGGTGTACTTCTGGTTCGACAGCGCCTTGATCGGCGTCGTGTAGAAGCATTTGCGGCCCTGCGCGAGGGCGAGGTGGACGGCGAACTCACCGACGATCGTCTTGCCCGATCCGGTGGGCGCCGCCACCAGCACGCCCTTGCCCTCCTCGAGGGCACGGCAGGCCTCGATCTGGAACGGATCGAGCTCGAAGTCGTACAGCTCACGGAAGGGGGCGAGCGCGGTGGCCTGCTCGACGGCGCGCCGGCGAGCGGCGGAGTAACGCTCGGCGGGGGACATCATGTCGTCGGTCATGGTGCCAACGAGCCTACCGGCCGCCTCCGACAGTGCGGTGATCATTTCTGTCCTGCCCCGGACGGCCCACGCCCGGCCACCGGGCGGCGTGCGGGGGAAGCCCGATCGAGTCCCGCGGGAACCTCACGGCTGCGGCACCAGCAGGCGCAGGGCGCCGGGTACGCACACGGCGGAGACCGGCAGCGGCCCGATCGGCTCCCCGTCCGCGTATCCGTGCGCGTCCGGCACGTCGAGCGCCACCTCGCGGGCACGGCGCACGGTGACCGCCGGGTGGGCCGTGTGCGTCCCCCGGTAGACGCGGGGGAAGACCCCGACGAGGGTCCGGCGCGTGCAGGGACCGACCACCGTGATGTCGAGGAGGCCGTCGTCGAGCCGGGCGTCCGGGCAGATCCGCATCCCGCCGCCGTACGCGGGACCGTTGCCGACCGCGACGAGCGTCGCGCGGAACTCCTCCCACGGCCCGCCGTCCACCCGCATCCGGTACGGCAGGGGCCGCAGGCCCGCCAGCTCCGCGACGAGGGCCACGTCGTAACGGAGCCGCCCGCGGGGCCGGCGCATGCGGTTGCCCCGGTCGTTGACCCGGGCGTCGAAACCGGACGCCAGGACGCTGCCGAACCACACCTCTCCCACCCGCCCGAGGTCGACGGGACGCCACCGGTCCGCCGCGATAGCCGCCGCCACGGCGCGGCCCGCCGCGGCCGGGTCCCGGACCGGCAGTCCGCAGGCACGGGCGAAGTCGTTGCCCGTGCCGAGGGGGACGATGCCGAGGGGCGTCGATGTGGCCGCCGTGGCCTGGAGCGCGAGCGACACCATGCCGTCCCCGCCGGCCGCTATGACCGCCCGGGTGCCGCCCGCTACGGCCTCCCGCGCCCGCCGCAGGGCGTCGCGCGCGTCGTGCCCCACCACGGTGCGCACCGCCGTACCGGCCGCGCGCAGGGCCTCGACGGCGGCCCGGGCACGCGCGGCGGCCCGGCCGCGGCCGGCCGCCGGATTCAGCAGGAACGTGACGTCATCGGCCACGCGCGCCCCGCCGGCGGACGACGCTGCGGGGCTCAGGTGATGTCATCGAAGCGGCCGCCGGCGCCGTCGTCCAGCGCCGAGGAGGACACCCGCTCGGCCGGCTCGACGGTGCTGGGCGTGAGGTCGAGGGACGACGCCTCGTCGTCGCCGAGCTGTTCCTCCTCCTCGACCAGCCGCCGGCGACGACGGCGGTCGTTCAACAGCGCGACACCGCAGGCGATGAAGTACAGACCGGTGAGGGGCACCTGGAGGGCCACCATGGACATCAGGTCCGTCGGCGTGATCGCCGCGGCGAACACCGCGATGCCGACGACCATCCACCGCCACCAGCTCAGCATCCGCCGGCCCGTGAGGATGCCGCCGAAGTTGAGCATCACCAGGAGCAGCGGCAGCTCGAACGAGAGGCCGAACGCCAGGGCCATCCGCACGGTGAGGTCGAGGACCTCCTCCATGGACACATAGTTCTGCGCGTCCGGGGCGCTGAAGCTCAGCAGGACGGGCACGGCGCGCCCGAGCAGCCAGTACGCGAAGCAGGCGCCGGCGACGAACAGCGGCACCCCCACCCCGACGACGGCGCGCGAGTACTTCTTCTCGTGGCGGTGCAGGCCGGGCGCGATGAAGGCCCAGAGCTGGTAGAGCCACACCGGCGACGCCGCGGTCAGCCCCACCAGCAGGGAAACCCGGAAATACGTCGCGAACGGGGCGGTCAGGCCGTTCTGCGAGAGAATGGCGCACCGGTGGGCCTCGGCATCGGGATCGTTCACCGAGGAACAGATCGGGACCGGCCGGCTGAGGAAGTCCATGATGTCCTTGGCGAAGAACATCGCGACGACGGTGACCACCAGAATCGCGAGGACCGAGATCCCGAGCCGGTTGCGCAGCTCACGCAGGTGCTCGGTGAGGGGCATGCGCCCCTCCGGGTCCTTCATCTTCCGCGCGCCCTTGGGCACCCCACGTCCTCATCTCGCTCGGCGGCCTGGCGGGACGGGCCGCCCGGCCCGCCCGCGACCACGCGGCGCCCGCGCACACGGGCGGCCACGGGTGTCAGTTCTGCTGGGCGCTGCCCCTGGGCTCCTCGACCGGGCGGGCGCTCGCCACGTCACCGGGGGCGGCCTGGATGGTGCGGGAGGCGGTACCGGGGTCCGCGGGCGCGGCGGTGTCCGTCTCCTGGGAACGGCCGTCGTTCCTCATGGCGGCGGTCTCGCTCTTCAGGATGCGGAGGGACTTGCCCAGCGAGCGGGCGGTGTCCGGCAGCCGCTTGGAGCCGAAGACGAGCACCACGACGAGCAAGACGAGCAGGATGTGCCATACGGAGAGCGAGCCCATGGTCTCGTCCACTTTCTTCCGGGGAGGAAATTCGTCCGCCGTGCCGGACGGCGGCATTCCGAACCGTCCGCACGAGCTGCAATCTTAACGCGCCGGGGTGAACGCGAATCAATGCCAGGGCATCCGGCTATTCACCCGCACTCCGGTCACCGTACGCACGGTACGCGGCGCCGCCGCCGGTGGCGAGGGGGGCGGCGGCCCTTTCCAGCTCGGCCGCGGCGTCCTCGATCCGTTCCGACGCGTCCGCCACGGCCCGGGCGAAACGGCGCACCTCGATCCCGACCCGGACGGCCAGGACACCCAGCACCGCGACACCGGCGAACGCCAGCACGACCTGCGTCATGGGCCAGAACACGCTCAGTCCGCCTCTCCCCCGGCGGCGCCCGGCAGCGCGTCCGGGGTCTCGTACCGTTCGAGCGCGGCGCGTGCGGCGTCCCGCGCGCTGTCGGCCAGCTCCTGCGGCGCGACGATGCGCCCGTCGCCGCCGAGGCGGAGCGCGAGCCGGCGCAGGATGGCCGGGTCGGAGGCGCGCAGCGTGACGCGCAACCCGCCGTCCGGCAGTTCCTCGGCCGAGTCGTGCGGGTAGTACTCGGCGACCCAGCGCCCGCCGGGGCCGACCTCGATCACCGCCTCGGGGTCGCCGGGCGACGGCTGCACCAGGCCCTCGCTCAGGTCCCTCGGCTCGACGGCCGGCGGCTCGGCCGGGGTGTCGAGCAGCTCGATGCGCGCCACCCGGTCGAGCCGGAACGTGCGCCGCGCCTCGGAGCGGTGGCACCACGCCTCGACATAGGTGTGGCCGACCGCGAACAGCCGGATCGGGTCGATCTCGCGGTCGGTCAGCTCGTCGCGGCCCGGTGAGTAGTAGCGGATGCGCAGGCGCCTGCGCTCGGTGATGGCGCGGTCCACGTCGGCGAAGACGCCGCCCTCCGACTCGAAGGTGACGGCGAGCCGGGCACTGGCGCCCGCCGCCTCGCCGGCCGCCGCCTCCAGCTTCGCGGTGGCGCGCAGCAGCGCGTTGCGGTCCCCCTCGCGCAGCCCCGGCAGGGTCGCGACGGCGCGGGCGGCGACGAGGAGCGCGGTGGCCTCGTCGGCGGCGAGCCGCAGCGGCTGGCCGGTGCCGTCACCGACCGCGTTCGCGTTGTGCCACCAGATGTGCTCGCCGTCCGTGTCGATGTCGAGCAGGTCGCCGCCGCGGAAGCTGGTGCCGCACATGGGCAGGACGCTCAGGTCGGAGATCAGCTCGTCCTCGGTGACGCCGAACGCGCGCGCCACCTCGTCCACGCGTGCGCCGGGGCGCTCGCGCAGATACGTGACGAGGGACAGCATCCGCCGTGTCCTGTCGATGGCGCTGGTCGCCATGGTCGTCGTGTCTCCCTCTCGGCCCTCGGTCAGCCCTTGGCGACGGCGCGCAGCCGCTCCACCACGTCGGCCCGCAGCTCGGCGGGCTCCAGAACGATCACATCGGGGCCGAACTCGGCCAGCCACGCGTCGAGCCCGTGTCCGTACGGGATCTCCAGGTCGTCCCACCCGCTGAGCCCCGGGGCCTCGGTGACGGCGCTCGCGCGGGCGCGCAGCGGGTAGCCCGCGCCGGCGCGCAGCCGGATGCGCGCCTGGCCGGTGGGCTCCTCCCCCGCCCAGCGGGCCACGACCTCGCGCAGCGCCACATGCCCGGGGACGTCGGCGGTGAACGAGCCGAGCCGCGACTTGACGCGCCCGGTGATCCGCGAGAGGCGGAACACGCGCTGCGCCTGCCGGTCGCGGTCGAAGCCGGCCAGGTACCAGTGACCGCGCCAGCACTCCAGCGCCCACGGCTCCACATGGCGCGTCGAGGGGCGGGCCGCGTTGGACTTGCGGTAGTCGAACGTGACGGGCCTGCGGTCCCGGCAGGCGACCATCAGGGGTTCGAACGCCGCCTCGCCGGCCGGCACCCGCGGCTCGATCGCGCTGTAGGACCCGACCTCGTCCGGCGCCAGCGGCATGCCGGCGGCGCGCAGCTTCTGCAGGGCGCCGCTGGCCGCTCCGGCGAGCCTGGCCTGCTGCCAGACGCGGGCGGCCAGCGTCAGGGCGGCGGCCTCCTCGGCGTCCAGGGTGATGGGCGGGAGCTGGTTGCGGTCGCGGCGGGCGACGTAGCCCGTGTCGCCGTCGACGCTCTCGACCGTCTCGATGACGAGGCCGAGTTCCCGCAGGTCCTCCTTGTCCCGCTCGAACATGCGGTTGAAGGCGTCCTCGGAGTCGATCTCCATGTACGCCTCGATGGAGGAGCGCAGTTCCCGCTTGTTCAGCGGACGGCCGGTGCCGAGCAGGCACAGCGCAAGGTTCATCAGCCGCTCGGCCTTGGCGATCGCCATCGGTGTGCCGCCCCTCTCCGCCCGGGACCCGGTGCGGCGGCGCCGGACACGCCGCGGGGCCCATCCCCCGAGGGGATGGGCCCCACCGTACCCCGTGCGGGGATCAGGCCGAGACCAGATCGCAGACGAAGATCAGCGTCTCGCCCGGCCCGATCGCGCTGCCGGCACCCCGGTCCCCGTACGCGAGGTGCGGGGGAATGATGAGCTGCCGGCGGCCGCCGACCCGCATGCCCTGCACACCCCGGTCCCAGCCCGGGATGACCTGCCCGCCGCCGAGCTGGAAGCGCAGCGGGGCGCCCCGGTTCCAGCTCGCGTCGAACTCCTCGCCGCTGCTGAACGAGACCCCGACGTAGTGAACGGAGACCTGGGCACCGGCCTCGGCGACGGGGCCGTCACCCTCCCAGATGTCCTTGATCTCCAGGTCGGCCGGGGGCTCGCCGCCGGGGAAGTCCACCTCGGGCTTGTCGATGTTCACGTGCGAATCACTCCTGTGCGCTTGCTCGAAGATGACGCGGAACGCCCGGGGGCGTCCCGTCATGCGACGCCGATGATGTCGACGACGAACACCAGTGTGGAGCCTGCGGGGATCGTGCTGGTGTCCTGGTCCCCGTACCCGAGGTCCGGGGGATCACCAGGAGCACCCGATCGCCGACGTGCTTGCCGACGAGCCCCTGGTCCCAGCCCTGGACGACCTGGCCCGTGCCGATCTGGAACGCGGAGGCCGCGTCCCGCTCCCAGGAGGAGTCGAACATCTCGCCGTCCGCCCAGGTCACACCCGTGTACTGGATGACGAGGGCCTGGCCGGACTCGACCTCGGGTCCTTCGCCCTGGATGAGGACCTGGTCGCGCAGCTCCTCCGGGGGGTCCTCGCCCTCGGGGATCGTGATGGTGGCCGCCTCGGCGGCGTCCGCCTCGACCGTGGGCATGCCCTCGTCGGGCGGCGCCTGTTCGCCCTCGACCCGCGAGGTCGGGTCGACGGAGCTGGCGGCGACGACGTCGATGACCCACACGACGCCCTCGTCCTCGTCGAGGCCCATCTGCTGGGCGGCCTGCCCGATCATGTCGGTCGCCCGGCCCTGGACCATGACGCGGCTGCCGACGTGGGTGCCGACGAGCGGCTCGGTGACGGTGGCGAGGAGCAGCGAGTCCTCACCGGCCTGGGCGGTCACCTGCTGCCGGGGGGTGTCCGCGCTCTCCTCGTCGTCCCCCTCGGCGTTGTCGCCGCCGGTGCTCTCCTCACCCGTGCCGGCGCTCCAGGTGTTGACGAGGTCCTCGTTGTCGGAGGTGGTGCGGGCGAGGACGTCGAGCCGGAGGTAGTCCCCCTTGCCGACCTCCGCGCCGTCGCCCTCGGAGAGCACCTCGCTCACGACGTCGCTGCCGACCTGCTTGCTGTCGATGTCGATCTCGGGCTGTTCACCCGCGTCGCCCGACACGGTGGCGACCGGGCCGCTGGGCTCCGAATCGCCGCAGGCCGCCAGCGGGAGCAGGAGCGCGGGGACGGTGAGAGCCGCGGCGATGCGGCCCACGCGTTTGGTGGGGGTCATGTTTCCAACTCGGCATAGGGGGCGTTCGGGGCGGAACCCGCTGGTCCCGCCCCACCCTACGACCTCCCGGGCACGGCCTCGGACGGCCCGATGATCACATCCCGGCGATCAGTTTCTCCACGCGTTCGTCCACGGAACGGAACGGGTCCTTGCACAGAACCGTCCGCTGGGCCTGGTCGTTGAGCTTCAGGTGCACCCAGTCCACGGTGAAGTCGCGGCGCTGTTCCTGGGCGCGGCGGATGAAGTCGCCCCGCAGCCGCGCGCGGGTGGTCTGGGGCGGCACGGACTTGCCCTGGAAGATCTTGAGGTCGTTGCACACGCGCTCGGCCTGCCCCTTGCGCTCCAGCAGGTAGTACAGGCCGCGGCGGCGGTGGATGTCGTGGTAGGCGAGGTCTATCTGCGCCACGCGGGGGTGGGACATGGTCAGGTTGTGCTTGGCCCGGTACCGCTCGATGAGCTGGTACTTCATGACCCAGTCGATCTCGGTGTTGATCTTGTCGAGCTCCTGGGCGCGGATCGCCTCCAGCGACCTGCCCCACAGTTCGAGGACGCGCTCGGTCAGGCCGGTGCGCATCCCGCGGCGCTCGCAGAAGTCGAGGGCCTTCTCGTAGTACTCCTGCTGGATCTCCAGCGCGGACGCCTCCCGGCCGGTCGCGAGGCGGACCTTGCGCTGGCCGGTGATGTCGTGGCTGACCTCGCGGATGGCCCGGATCGGGTTCTCCAGGGTGAGGTCGCGCATCACGGTGCCGGCCTCGATCATGCGGAGCACCAGGTCGGTGGCGCCGACCTTGAGCAGCATGGTCGTCTCGGACATGTTGGAGTCGCCGACGATGACGTGCAGCCTGCGGTAGCGCTCGGCGTCCGCGTGCGGCTCGTCCCTGGTGTTGATGATGGGCCGGGAGCGCGTCGTCGCCGAGCTGACACCCTCCCAGATGTGCTCGGCGCGCTGGCTCACGCAGAAGACGGCGCCGCGCGGCGTCTGGAGCACCTTGCCCGCGCCGCAGATGAGCTGGCGGGTGACGAGGAAGGGGATCAGCACGTCCGCCAGGCGGGAGAACTCGCCGTGCCGCGCGACGAGGTAGTTCTCGTGGCAGCCGTAGGAGTTCCCCGCGGAGTCGGTGTTGTTCTTGAAGAGGTAGACGTCACCGGCGATGCCCTCCTCGTGCAGGCGCCGTTCGGCGTCCACGAGGAGGCCCTCCAGAATGCGCTCACCCGCCTTGTCGTGCGTGATGAGCTCCACGACGTTGTCGCACTCGGGTGTCGCGTACTCGGGGTGCGAGCCGACGTCCAGGTACAGCCGGGCACCGTTGCGCAGGAACACGTTGCTGCTGCGGCCCCATGACACGACGCGGCGGAAGAGGTACCTCGCCACCTCGTCCGGGGACAGCCGGCGCTGACCGCGGAACGTACAGGTGACCCCGTACTCGTTCTCCAACCCGAAGATTCGGCGATCCATGAGTGAACATTACGCCTGATGCCCTGTTCTGAAACCGGGTTCGAGCGCGGCGTTTCGATCATTTCGCGATTCCGCGACGGGGGCGGCGGCGCGGTCGCGACCGGTGAGGACGCGGACGGTCGCGAGCAGCGTGAGCAGGGCCAGGCAGCCGCAGGCGCCGGTCACGGAGAACCCTGCGGCGACGGAGGAGCGTTCGATGACGGGGCCGACGACGGCCGTGCCGGCGGCCGAGCCGACGCCGAACGCGGTCACGAGCCAGGAGAACGCCTCGGTGACCGTGCCGGAGGGCGCCTGGCGGTCTATGACGACGAACGCGCAGGCCAGCGCCGGGGCGAGGAAGACGCCCGCGAGGACGGACAGCAGCGTCATCAGGAGGATGCTGTCGGGCACCAGCACGAGGGGAGGTAGCCGGCGGCGAGCGCGGCGGTGAGGCGGCGGAGCCGTGGCTCGGGCGCGCCCGCCCAGCGCCGCGCGCCGTAGAGGAGGCCGCCGGCCAGGGCGCCCACGG
Proteins encoded:
- a CDS encoding DEAD/DEAH box helicase encodes the protein MTDDMMSPAERYSAARRRAVEQATALAPFRELYDFELDPFQIEACRALEEGKGVLVAAPTGSGKTIVGEFAVHLALAQGRKCFYTTPIKALSNQKYTDLVKRYGAGQVGLLTGDNSVNSDAPVVVMTTEVLRNMLYAGSRALDGLAYVVMDEVHYLSDRFRGAVWEEVIIHLPESVTLVSLSATVSNAEEFGDWLDTVRGDTRVIVSEHRPVPLWQHVLAGRRMLDLFEESGDKREVNPDLLRLVRTEGARGYGGRDRVRASRDRRRAADRERERRQRSRVWTPSRAEVIDRLDAEGLLPVITFIFSRAGCEAAVQQCLHAGLRLNDPAARTRVREIVERRTAAIPDEDLHVLGYFEWLEGLERGIAAHHAGMLPAFKEIVEELFVHGLVKAVFATETLALGINMPARSVVLEKLVKWNGEQHADITPGEYTQLTGRAGRRGIDVEGHAVVLWQQGMDPGAVAGLAGARTYPLRSSFKPSYNMAVNLVSQFGRHRSRELLETSFAQFQADRAVVGISRQVRKNEAGLDGYREAMTCHLGDFDEYARLRRELKDRETDLARQGAAQRRAAAAASLERLRPGDIIHVPTGKFAGLALVLDPGTGAPGGRGRGPRGGFDQHEGPRPLVLTAERQVKRLALMDFPAPVEPLDRMRVPKSFNARSPQSRRDLASALRTKAGHYEPGRHRRRRSDAADDTEITRLRSAIRAHPCHGCSEREDHARWAERYHRLRRDTAQLERRIEGRTNTIARTFDQVAALLTELGYLRGDEVTEDGRRLARLYGELDLLASECLRDGVWEGLDPAELAACVSALVYEARSADDAPAPEVPGGEARRALGDMVRIWGRLDALEEQYRIGHVTGVGQREPDLGFAWPVHRWARGEGLDAVLRDADMPAGDFVRWCKQVIDVLGQIAGAAPAGGTVARNARRAVDQVLRGVVAYSSVG
- a CDS encoding diacylglycerol kinase encodes the protein MADDVTFLLNPAAGRGRAAARARAAVEALRAAGTAVRTVVGHDARDALRRAREAVAGGTRAVIAAGGDGMVSLALQATAATSTPLGIVPLGTGNDFARACGLPVRDPAAAGRAVAAAIAADRWRPVDLGRVGEVWFGSVLASGFDARVNDRGNRMRRPRGRLRYDVALVAELAGLRPLPYRMRVDGGPWEEFRATLVAVGNGPAYGGGMRICPDARLDDGLLDITVVGPCTRRTLVGVFPRVYRGTHTAHPAVTVRRAREVALDVPDAHGYADGEPIGPLPVSAVCVPGALRLLVPQP
- the tatC gene encoding twin-arginine translocase subunit TatC; its protein translation is MPKGARKMKDPEGRMPLTEHLRELRNRLGISVLAILVVTVVAMFFAKDIMDFLSRPVPICSSVNDPDAEAHRCAILSQNGLTAPFATYFRVSLLVGLTAASPVWLYQLWAFIAPGLHRHEKKYSRAVVGVGVPLFVAGACFAYWLLGRAVPVLLSFSAPDAQNYVSMEEVLDLTVRMALAFGLSFELPLLLVMLNFGGILTGRRMLSWWRWMVVGIAVFAAAITPTDLMSMVALQVPLTGLYFIACGVALLNDRRRRRRLVEEEEQLGDDEASSLDLTPSTVEPAERVSSSALDDGAGGRFDDIT
- the tatA gene encoding Sec-independent protein translocase subunit TatA gives rise to the protein MGSLSVWHILLVLLVVVLVFGSKRLPDTARSLGKSLRILKSETAAMRNDGRSQETDTAAPADPGTASRTIQAAPGDVASARPVEEPRGSAQQN
- a CDS encoding WYL domain-containing protein, which encodes MATSAIDRTRRMLSLVTYLRERPGARVDEVARAFGVTEDELISDLSVLPMCGTSFRGGDLLDIDTDGEHIWWHNANAVGDGTGQPLRLAADEATALLVAARAVATLPGLREGDRNALLRATAKLEAAAGEAAGASARLAVTFESEGGVFADVDRAITERRRLRIRYYSPGRDELTDREIDPIRLFAVGHTYVEAWCHRSEARRTFRLDRVARIELLDTPAEPPAVEPRDLSEGLVQPSPGDPEAVIEVGPGGRWVAEYYPHDSAEELPDGGLRVTLRASDPAILRRLALRLGGDGRIVAPQELADSARDAARAALERYETPDALPGAAGGEAD
- a CDS encoding WYL domain-containing protein; this translates as MAIAKAERLMNLALCLLGTGRPLNKRELRSSIEAYMEIDSEDAFNRMFERDKEDLRELGLVIETVESVDGDTGYVARRDRNQLPPITLDAEEAAALTLAARVWQQARLAGAASGALQKLRAAGMPLAPDEVGSYSAIEPRVPAGEAAFEPLMVACRDRRPVTFDYRKSNAARPSTRHVEPWALECWRGHWYLAGFDRDRQAQRVFRLSRITGRVKSRLGSFTADVPGHVALREVVARWAGEEPTGQARIRLRAGAGYPLRARASAVTEAPGLSGWDDLEIPYGHGLDAWLAEFGPDVIVLEPAELRADVVERLRAVAKG
- a CDS encoding FKBP-type peptidyl-prolyl cis-trans isomerase gives rise to the protein MNIDKPEVDFPGGEPPADLEIKDIWEGDGPVAEAGAQVSVHYVGVSFSSGEEFDASWNRGAPLRFQLGGGQVIPGWDRGVQGMRVGGRRQLIIPPHLAYGDRGAGSAIGPGETLIFVCDLVSA
- a CDS encoding FKBP-type peptidyl-prolyl cis-trans isomerase — its product is MTPTKRVGRIAAALTVPALLLPLAACGDSEPSGPVATVSGDAGEQPEIDIDSKQVGSDVVSEVLSEGDGAEVGKGDYLRLDVLARTTSDNEDLVNTWSAGTGEESTGGDNAEGDDEESADTPRQQVTAQAGEDSLLLATVTEPLVGTHVGSRVMVQGRATDMIGQAAQQMGLDEDEGVVWVIDVVAASSVDPTSRVEGEQAPPDEGMPTVEADAAEAATITIPEGEDPPEELRDQVLIQGEGPEVESGQALVIQYTGVTWADGEMFDSSWERDAASAFQIGTGQVVQGWDQGLVGKHVGDRVLLVIPRTSGTGTRTPARSPQAPHWCSSSTSSASHDGTPPGVPRHLRASAQE
- the pafA gene encoding Pup--protein ligase; translated protein: MDRRIFGLENEYGVTCTFRGQRRLSPDEVARYLFRRVVSWGRSSNVFLRNGARLYLDVGSHPEYATPECDNVVELITHDKAGERILEGLLVDAERRLHEEGIAGDVYLFKNNTDSAGNSYGCHENYLVARHGEFSRLADVLIPFLVTRQLICGAGKVLQTPRGAVFCVSQRAEHIWEGVSSATTRSRPIINTRDEPHADAERYRRLHVIVGDSNMSETTMLLKVGATDLVLRMIEAGTVMRDLTLENPIRAIREVSHDITGQRKVRLATGREASALEIQQEYYEKALDFCERRGMRTGLTERVLELWGRSLEAIRAQELDKINTEIDWVMKYQLIERYRAKHNLTMSHPRVAQIDLAYHDIHRRRGLYYLLERKGQAERVCNDLKIFQGKSVPPQTTRARLRGDFIRRAQEQRRDFTVDWVHLKLNDQAQRTVLCKDPFRSVDERVEKLIAGM